Proteins encoded in a region of the Malaciobacter mytili LMG 24559 genome:
- a CDS encoding phosphoribosyltransferase codes for MEKFYYSYEEFKKDTQKLVDSCRDYEPDILLAVARGGLTLSHLMAQALNMRNLYSLNSIHYEGELKLDTFNIFNIPDVSHAKRVLVIDDIVDSGETMREILKVLREKFPTVEFKLATIFYKTTAVLQPDYTVREAKEWIDFFWEVDVK; via the coding sequence TTGGAAAAGTTTTATTATAGTTATGAAGAGTTTAAAAAAGATACTCAAAAACTAGTTGATAGTTGTAGAGATTATGAACCAGATATTTTACTTGCAGTTGCAAGAGGTGGTTTAACATTATCTCACTTAATGGCACAAGCTTTAAATATGAGAAATTTATATTCTTTAAATTCTATTCATTATGAAGGTGAATTAAAACTTGATACATTTAATATTTTTAATATTCCTGATGTATCTCATGCAAAAAGAGTTTTAGTTATTGATGATATTGTTGATTCAGGTGAAACAATGAGAGAAATTTTAAAAGTTTTAAGAGAAAAATTTCCAACTGTTGAATTTAAATTAGCTACAATTTTTTATAAAACTACAGCTGTATTACAACCAGATTATACAGTTAGAGAAGCAAAAGAGTGGATTGACTTTTTCTGGGAAGTTGATGTAAAGTAA
- a CDS encoding sensor histidine kinase: MKNITIKTKLILLFILIKVIPLLLIAYISYEGVLKLDEYLRSSTKFLFNQSKEIILNTANESIEDSVKNLDKKSQLAIERLSYEIAKNVANFLYERDKDILFLSKLNLNQKIIEDFYNSKQREVIEHGKYYYDEKSSSWKVNESIKSLKREKTNALLKDNEKEFNYTDPINLKRRVIPIYKEITYFDLKGQEIYKISQIDKKLKDISKKTNTYVNSEEYYKEINKLKKEEIYVSDVIGESLKTKIIGRFTKESAKKAGIEFEPERYAYAGKENPVGKEFEGIVRFVTPVYKAEKKVGYVSVALDHKHIMQFTDTVDPTGKNPVQDIADASVGNYAFMWDYEGKNISHARDYFIVGYDKQTGKKQMPWLSSDVAEKFYNSKKDINEFLKDYPQFEEQSLKKKPNIKQIKEEGNVGLDCRYLNFAPQCQGWMQVTENGGYGSFIIYWSKVWKLTTAAAIPYYTGKYANSKRGFGFVTIGANVDEFHAAADNTKRNVTKILNVQTEHMKEIVDENDFEIKSFIKALINELTIVTFIMVVLVIAIAVWMSNYITAKIEKLLIGTQKFANNELDYRIEVHSNDEIGRLEKSFNNMASKIKNLIVKQNELNEHLEEKVEEKTKELKLINEHLEEKVKEEVSKNRQKDMQLVQQSKMASIGEMISMIIHQWKQPLNAISMINSGIELRLKLNQNVNEDLQKDNEGIKKQIELMSTTMEDFRDFFKNKQKAVYPVDKAINKTINLINDIFKSLGVFIKYEAHDKSLQTLGYENELIQVLINILNNARDIIKEKNCKVKIIDLTLQEIDDNIIITIKDYAGGIPVEIISKIFEPYFTTKAEDKGTGLGLYMCKSILEKVDATIEVKNSLTIYENIEYKGASFKITLKKYKG, encoded by the coding sequence ATGAAGAATATCACTATCAAAACAAAACTTATTTTATTGTTTATTTTAATTAAAGTAATCCCATTATTGCTTATTGCTTATATTTCTTATGAAGGTGTTTTAAAACTTGATGAATATTTAAGAAGCAGTACAAAATTTTTATTTAATCAAAGTAAAGAGATTATTTTAAATACAGCAAATGAATCAATTGAAGATAGTGTCAAAAATCTAGATAAGAAATCTCAGTTAGCAATAGAGCGACTTTCATATGAAATAGCAAAAAATGTGGCTAACTTTTTATATGAAAGAGATAAAGATATTTTATTTTTATCAAAACTAAATCTAAATCAAAAAATAATAGAAGATTTTTATAATAGTAAACAAAGGGAAGTAATAGAGCATGGGAAATACTATTATGATGAAAAAAGCTCAAGCTGGAAAGTAAATGAGAGTATAAAAAGTTTAAAAAGAGAAAAGACAAATGCGTTATTAAAAGATAATGAAAAAGAGTTTAATTATACAGACCCAATAAATTTAAAAAGAAGAGTAATACCAATATATAAAGAGATAACATATTTTGATTTAAAAGGTCAAGAGATATATAAGATTTCACAAATAGATAAAAAGTTAAAAGATATATCAAAAAAGACAAATACATATGTAAACTCAGAAGAGTATTATAAAGAGATAAATAAGCTAAAAAAAGAAGAGATATATGTAAGTGATGTAATAGGGGAGAGTTTAAAAACAAAAATAATAGGGAGATTTACAAAAGAGAGTGCAAAAAAAGCAGGAATAGAGTTTGAACCAGAGAGATATGCTTATGCGGGGAAAGAGAATCCAGTAGGAAAAGAGTTTGAAGGGATAGTAAGATTTGTAACACCAGTGTATAAAGCAGAAAAGAAAGTAGGATATGTAAGTGTGGCATTGGACCATAAACATATAATGCAATTTACAGATACAGTGGATCCAACAGGAAAAAATCCAGTACAAGATATAGCAGATGCAAGTGTAGGGAATTATGCTTTTATGTGGGATTATGAAGGAAAAAATATCTCTCATGCAAGAGATTACTTTATTGTAGGTTACGATAAACAAACAGGAAAAAAACAGATGCCCTGGCTAAGTAGTGATGTGGCAGAGAAATTTTATAATTCAAAAAAAGATATAAATGAGTTTTTAAAAGATTATCCACAATTTGAAGAACAAAGCTTAAAGAAAAAACCAAATATAAAGCAGATAAAAGAAGAGGGGAATGTAGGATTAGATTGTAGATATTTAAATTTTGCACCTCAATGTCAAGGGTGGATGCAAGTAACTGAAAATGGAGGATATGGTTCTTTTATAATCTATTGGAGCAAGGTATGGAAACTAACAACTGCCGCAGCAATCCCATATTATACAGGGAAGTATGCAAATAGTAAAAGAGGTTTTGGATTTGTAACAATTGGTGCAAATGTTGATGAATTTCATGCAGCTGCTGATAATACAAAAAGAAATGTTACTAAGATTTTAAATGTTCAAACAGAGCATATGAAAGAAATTGTTGATGAAAATGATTTTGAAATAAAATCTTTTATTAAAGCACTTATTAATGAACTTACAATAGTAACTTTTATAATGGTTGTTTTAGTAATAGCAATTGCTGTTTGGATGTCAAATTATATTACTGCAAAAATAGAAAAACTTTTAATTGGTACTCAAAAATTTGCCAATAATGAGTTAGATTATAGAATAGAAGTACATTCAAATGATGAAATTGGTAGACTTGAAAAATCATTTAATAATATGGCTTCAAAAATTAAAAATCTAATAGTTAAACAAAATGAATTAAATGAACACTTAGAAGAAAAAGTTGAAGAGAAAACAAAAGAGCTAAAACTTATAAATGAGCATTTAGAAGAGAAAGTTAAAGAAGAAGTATCAAAAAATAGACAAAAAGATATGCAGTTAGTTCAACAAAGTAAAATGGCAAGTATTGGAGAGATGATTTCTATGATTATTCATCAATGGAAACAGCCTTTAAATGCTATAAGTATGATTAATTCTGGAATAGAATTAAGATTAAAACTAAATCAAAATGTAAATGAAGATTTACAAAAAGACAATGAAGGTATTAAAAAACAAATTGAGTTAATGTCCACAACAATGGAAGATTTTAGAGATTTCTTTAAAAATAAACAAAAAGCTGTTTATCCTGTTGATAAGGCAATAAATAAAACAATTAATTTAATAAATGATATTTTTAAATCTTTAGGGGTTTTTATAAAATATGAAGCCCATGATAAATCTTTACAAACTTTAGGATATGAAAATGAACTTATTCAAGTTTTAATAAATATTTTAAATAATGCAAGAGATATTATAAAAGAGAAAAATTGTAAAGTAAAAATTATTGATTTAACTTTACAAGAGATAGATGATAATATAATTATAACTATTAAAGATTATGCAGGAGGAATTCCTGTTGAGATAATTTCTAAAATTTTTGAACCATATTTTACTACTAAAGCTGAAGATAAAGGTACAGGTTTAGGACTTTATATGTGTAAATCAATTTTAGAAAAAGTTGATGCAACTATTGAAGTTAAAAATAGTTTAACTATATATGAAAATATTGAATATAAAGGGGCTAGTTTTAAAATCACTTTAAAAAAATATAAAGGATAA
- a CDS encoding NCS2 family permease, whose amino-acid sequence MNLFKLKEHNTNVKTEFTAGFTTFLTMMYIVPVNGFILADAGLPMDAVVTATALITILATLFSGLWANTPIAMSVGMGLNAYFSYGLVLGMKIPWETALGIVFLSGLLFVILSFTNFRVWIMTSIPMNLRRAISAGIGTFIAFIGLKQMGMIAASDATFVKLGDFSQPTVLLGVLGLVLSFVFYAYRLKGAFVFSIAITSFVAWMSGISPFPTNYLSAPASIAPIAFKLDIISALSLSLLPVIITFLITDMFDTLGTLTGIGARADMFQNGTKEDKSLQKTLEADAIATSAGSLLGVSTTTAFIESASGVEEGGRTGLTAVFTAMFFVCTLFMLPLFKAIPSNAIYPVLVVVGVLMFTELGKINFEKVDLATSAGAFFIVILMPLTFSITNGIAAGFLVYTIIKLTKREFSDLNIGILTITLISLLVFILQG is encoded by the coding sequence ATGAACCTCTTCAAATTAAAAGAGCATAACACAAATGTCAAAACAGAGTTTACTGCTGGATTTACTACTTTTTTGACAATGATGTATATAGTTCCTGTAAATGGTTTTATCTTAGCTGACGCAGGATTACCTATGGATGCAGTTGTTACTGCTACTGCTCTTATCACAATTTTAGCTACACTTTTTTCTGGTCTTTGGGCAAACACTCCAATTGCAATGAGTGTTGGTATGGGGTTAAATGCATATTTTTCTTATGGGTTAGTTTTAGGTATGAAGATACCTTGGGAAACTGCATTAGGTATAGTTTTTCTTTCTGGATTACTTTTTGTTATTTTGTCTTTTACAAACTTTAGAGTTTGGATTATGACTTCAATTCCTATGAATTTAAGAAGAGCAATATCAGCAGGTATTGGTACTTTTATTGCCTTTATTGGTTTAAAACAAATGGGAATGATAGCAGCAAGTGATGCAACTTTTGTAAAACTTGGTGATTTCTCTCAACCTACTGTATTATTAGGGGTATTAGGTTTAGTTTTATCTTTTGTATTTTATGCTTATAGATTGAAAGGTGCTTTTGTATTTTCTATTGCTATTACTTCTTTCGTTGCTTGGATGTCTGGTATAAGTCCTTTTCCAACTAACTACTTATCTGCACCAGCTTCAATCGCTCCAATTGCTTTCAAACTAGATATTATAAGTGCTTTATCTTTATCTTTACTTCCTGTTATTATTACATTTTTAATTACAGATATGTTTGATACTTTAGGAACATTAACAGGTATAGGTGCAAGAGCAGATATGTTCCAAAATGGAACTAAAGAGGATAAATCTTTACAAAAAACACTTGAAGCAGATGCAATTGCTACATCAGCAGGAAGTTTACTTGGTGTTTCAACTACAACTGCCTTTATTGAAAGTGCAAGTGGTGTTGAAGAGGGTGGAAGAACAGGTTTAACTGCTGTATTTACTGCAATGTTCTTTGTTTGTACTTTATTTATGTTACCTTTATTTAAAGCAATTCCTTCAAATGCAATTTATCCTGTTTTAGTAGTTGTTGGGGTTTTAATGTTTACAGAACTTGGTAAAATTAACTTTGAAAAAGTTGATTTAGCAACAAGTGCAGGGGCGTTTTTTATTGTTATTCTAATGCCTTTAACATTCTCTATTACAAATGGAATTGCAGCAGGATTTTTAGTGTATACAATTATTAAATTAACAAAAAGAGAATTTAGTGATTTAAATATAGGAATTCTTACAATTACACTAATTAGTTTATTAGTATTTATTTTACAAGGTTAA
- a CDS encoding ion transporter: MIEKIEQIRDARWFSNLTTLIIIAYASVLGFKTIGDVETHYSLFLQFADSFVTIYFIFEIAIKMVAEKKFINFFKNGWNLFDFTIVVITLLPLESSGYAAVARLLRIFRVLRLFTARPELKAIIDMLIKAIPSIIDIVILMFIIFYIYAIIGNFFFAKLPSGLWTDFLVSMLTLFRVLTFEDWTDVMYEAMEVYPWAWAYFVSFVIIAAFVFFNLFVAVIIGEMQKLNEADMKEEIHADSKKLDILLEEIKSLKEEIKELKNNKE; encoded by the coding sequence TTGATTGAAAAGATTGAACAAATAAGAGATGCTAGATGGTTTTCAAATTTAACAACTCTTATTATTATTGCCTATGCTTCTGTTTTAGGATTTAAAACTATTGGTGATGTGGAGACACATTACTCTTTATTTTTACAATTTGCTGATAGTTTTGTAACTATCTATTTTATTTTTGAAATTGCTATTAAAATGGTTGCAGAAAAGAAATTTATTAATTTCTTTAAAAATGGGTGGAATCTTTTTGATTTTACTATTGTTGTAATTACATTACTTCCTTTAGAGTCTTCTGGTTATGCAGCTGTTGCAAGGTTACTTAGAATTTTTAGAGTTCTAAGATTATTTACAGCAAGACCTGAATTAAAAGCAATAATTGATATGCTAATAAAAGCAATACCTTCAATTATTGATATTGTAATTTTAATGTTTATTATTTTTTATATTTATGCAATTATTGGAAACTTTTTCTTTGCAAAATTACCATCTGGATTATGGACAGACTTCTTAGTTTCAATGCTAACTTTATTTAGGGTTTTAACTTTTGAAGATTGGACAGATGTTATGTATGAAGCAATGGAGGTTTACCCTTGGGCTTGGGCATATTTTGTCTCATTTGTTATTATTGCAGCATTTGTATTTTTTAATTTATTTGTGGCAGTTATTATTGGAGAAATGCAAAAACTAAATGAAGCTGATATGAAAGAAGAGATACACGCAGATAGTAAAAAGCTTGATATTTTACTTGAAGAGATAAAATCTTTAAAAGAAGAGATAAAAGAGCTTAAAAATAATAAGGAGTAA
- the upp gene encoding uracil phosphoribosyltransferase, translating into MYKESTNVVVKHLVNRLRDVRTASNEFRLTIEEISRMIASEALENFPTITTNINTWQGPLDVEMLEVQKIVLVPILRAGEPMLTGILKTLPYAKSGFLAMKRDEKTSLSKLFYENIPNLEDKTVLLLDPMVATGGSLIDAITYLKEKGAKKILSLNVLGSPYGVQKVQEAHPDVDIYIAQIDERLDENNYIRPGLGDAGDRAFNTSH; encoded by the coding sequence ATGTACAAAGAAAGCACTAATGTAGTGGTAAAACATCTAGTAAATAGACTAAGAGATGTAAGAACTGCTTCAAATGAATTTAGATTAACAATTGAAGAAATTTCAAGAATGATTGCTTCTGAAGCCTTAGAAAATTTCCCAACAATTACTACAAATATAAATACTTGGCAAGGACCTCTTGATGTGGAGATGCTTGAAGTTCAAAAAATAGTATTAGTTCCTATTTTAAGAGCTGGAGAGCCTATGCTAACAGGAATTTTAAAAACTTTACCATATGCAAAAAGTGGATTTTTAGCAATGAAAAGAGATGAAAAAACTTCTTTAAGTAAGTTATTTTATGAAAATATTCCAAATTTAGAAGATAAGACTGTTTTATTGCTTGACCCGATGGTTGCAACAGGTGGTTCTTTAATTGATGCAATTACATACTTAAAAGAAAAAGGTGCTAAAAAAATCCTAAGTTTAAATGTATTAGGTTCACCTTATGGAGTACAAAAAGTACAAGAAGCTCATCCTGATGTTGATATTTATATTGCACAAATTGATGAAAGATTAGATGAAAATAATTATATAAGACCAGGTCTTGGAGATGCTGGAGATAGAGCATTTAATACAAGTCATTAA
- a CDS encoding sensor histidine kinase — translation MIKKLSSIKDLVIIFIITIILWIVLSIIDAFEIVIDFLKLHEDYELDEVLLLFILFGFFFIFYSIRRVKEAISVNRQLKSLNKKLEEKVEEKTKELKLINEHLEEKVKEEVSKNRQKDILLIQNSKMAAFGEMLSLIIHQWKQPLNHISLINIGIELRLKLDQVDNKILEEDTLAIKKQIEHMASTMEEFRNFFMQKEKEVYSVKEAINLAISFIEGIFKFNNVIINLNMEDKKYLTLGYKNELIQVLINLFNNARDIILEKNCKIKTIDLFLHSVNNDIIIEIKDYAGGVSPQIITKIFEPYFTTKSKDKGTGLGLYMCKSILEKVQATIEVENSLISIDNIEYKGANFKITLKKYKG, via the coding sequence TTGATAAAAAAACTTTCATCTATTAAAGATTTAGTTATTATTTTTATAATAACTATAATTCTTTGGATTGTTCTTTCTATAATTGATGCTTTTGAAATAGTAATAGATTTTTTAAAACTACACGAAGATTATGAATTAGATGAAGTTTTATTACTTTTTATTTTATTTGGTTTCTTCTTTATTTTTTACTCTATTCGAAGAGTAAAAGAGGCTATAAGTGTAAATAGACAACTAAAAAGTTTAAATAAAAAATTAGAAGAAAAAGTTGAAGAAAAAACAAAAGAGCTAAAACTTATAAATGAACATTTAGAAGAGAAAGTTAAAGAAGAAGTATCAAAAAATAGACAAAAAGATATTCTTTTAATACAAAATAGTAAAATGGCAGCATTTGGTGAAATGTTATCTTTAATTATTCATCAATGGAAACAGCCTTTAAATCATATTAGTTTAATAAATATTGGAATAGAGTTAAGATTAAAATTAGACCAAGTTGATAATAAAATTTTAGAAGAAGATACTTTAGCTATAAAAAAACAAATAGAACATATGGCCTCTACAATGGAAGAGTTTAGAAACTTTTTTATGCAAAAAGAAAAAGAAGTTTATAGTGTAAAAGAGGCTATTAATTTAGCAATTTCATTTATTGAAGGAATATTTAAATTTAATAATGTAATTATTAATCTTAATATGGAAGATAAAAAATATCTAACTTTGGGATATAAAAATGAGCTTATTCAAGTGCTTATTAATCTTTTTAATAATGCAAGAGATATAATTTTAGAAAAAAATTGTAAGATAAAAACTATTGATTTATTTTTACATAGTGTTAATAATGATATAATAATCGAAATAAAAGATTATGCTGGTGGAGTTTCACCTCAAATTATTACTAAAATATTTGAACCTTATTTTACTACAAAATCAAAAGACAAAGGCACAGGTCTAGGTCTTTATATGTGTAAATCAATCTTAGAAAAAGTACAAGCAACTATTGAAGTTGAAAATAGTTTAATAAGTATTGATAACATTGAATATAAAGGTGCAAATTTTAAAATTACTTTAAAAAAATACAAAGGATAA
- a CDS encoding Rossmann-fold NAD(P)-binding domain-containing protein, which translates to MMRVSILGCGWLGFSLATHLKIKNYKINASTTSKDKYELFNKEGFNAFLIDSLKKQDLTSFLECEILIICIPTSKLPLEFLKHLLSFDLSKLSKVILISTTSIYPNENKTFDEEFILSLENCGNIQAFQIEEFLRKNLSNLSILRCAGLMGYDRIPIKYFHNKILKDKNKKVNFVHRDDVISAIETILNNSIYDTFNLCAKLHPTKEKLYKNIEANSLYSIKEYQNTDNLNNRIIKADKITKKLHFSYRFDNPFNFFYV; encoded by the coding sequence TTGATGAGGGTTTCTATTTTAGGATGTGGTTGGTTAGGCTTTAGCTTAGCTACTCATCTTAAAATAAAAAACTATAAAATAAATGCTTCTACAACTTCAAAAGACAAATATGAACTTTTTAATAAAGAAGGATTTAATGCTTTTTTAATAGATAGTTTAAAAAAGCAAGATTTAACTTCTTTTTTAGAGTGTGAAATTTTAATTATTTGTATTCCAACTTCAAAGCTTCCCTTAGAGTTTTTAAAACATCTTTTATCTTTTGATTTATCAAAACTTTCAAAAGTTATTCTAATAAGCACCACTTCAATTTACCCAAATGAAAATAAAACTTTTGATGAAGAGTTTATTTTATCTTTAGAAAATTGTGGAAATATACAAGCTTTTCAAATAGAAGAGTTTTTACGTAAAAACTTATCAAATCTAAGTATTTTAAGGTGTGCAGGACTTATGGGATATGATAGAATTCCTATTAAGTATTTCCATAATAAAATTTTAAAAGATAAAAATAAAAAAGTAAATTTTGTTCATAGAGATGATGTGATAAGTGCAATTGAGACTATACTAAACAATAGTATATATGACACTTTTAATTTATGTGCAAAACTACATCCTACAAAGGAAAAATTATATAAAAATATAGAAGCAAATAGTTTATACTCTATTAAAGAGTACCAAAATACGGATAATTTAAATAATAGAATTATAAAAGCAGATAAAATAACTAAAAAATTACACTTTTCTTATAGATTTGATAACCCATTTAATTTCTTTTATGTATAA
- a CDS encoding DUF423 domain-containing protein has product MNINHNTKLFLSIASFMMALAVAIGAFGAHGLKNIVEPSMLTTYNTGVEYHFYNTLGLFATSFMMFLKPTSKKLVIASWLILMGTIIFSFSLYLLVILNMPILGAITPIGGTLMIIAWLMVAYAIYKD; this is encoded by the coding sequence ATGAATATAAATCATAATACAAAACTTTTCTTAAGCATTGCCTCTTTTATGATGGCTTTAGCTGTTGCTATTGGTGCTTTTGGCGCACATGGGCTTAAAAATATAGTTGAGCCTTCAATGCTTACTACATATAATACAGGAGTAGAATATCATTTTTATAATACTCTTGGGCTTTTTGCAACTTCTTTTATGATGTTTTTAAAGCCAACTTCTAAAAAACTAGTAATAGCTTCTTGGCTTATTTTAATGGGAACTATTATTTTTAGTTTTTCACTATATCTTTTAGTAATACTAAATATGCCAATTTTAGGTGCAATCACGCCTATTGGTGGAACATTAATGATTATCGCATGGCTAATGGTAGCTTATGCAATTTATAAAGATTAA
- a CDS encoding damage-control phosphatase ARMT1 family protein, whose amino-acid sequence MNITNTCVTCIIGQIEKATKLLNLNETLATEIMKEVKQKALNFDFSKTPPYVAKEVYELLAQKTNLKDPLEDLKQASIKNALNYQEIINKEIKSSQDKLFTAIKGAVAGNVIDFAVTREFSLEEEINSIFHTDFSINDYNIFKEKLQSSNSLLILSDNAGENVFDKILIKTIKELYPQIQITYATRGKAIINDITIKEALQIGIDKYCSVISSGVDTPGLEKSQASKEFMQIFNKAPLILSKGMGNFECLESYNDNRIFFLYKVKCEVVADKIGQTVGEIILKRG is encoded by the coding sequence ATGAATATAACAAACACATGTGTAACTTGTATTATAGGTCAAATTGAAAAAGCAACAAAACTTTTAAATTTAAATGAAACATTAGCTACTGAAATTATGAAAGAGGTAAAGCAAAAAGCTTTAAATTTTGATTTTTCTAAAACTCCACCTTATGTGGCAAAGGAAGTTTATGAATTATTAGCACAAAAAACAAATCTAAAAGATCCACTTGAAGATTTAAAACAAGCTTCAATTAAAAATGCTTTAAACTATCAAGAGATTATAAACAAAGAGATAAAAAGTTCACAAGATAAACTTTTTACAGCAATAAAAGGTGCAGTTGCAGGAAATGTAATTGATTTTGCAGTAACAAGAGAGTTTAGTTTAGAAGAAGAAATAAATTCTATTTTTCATACAGATTTTTCAATAAATGATTATAATATTTTCAAAGAAAAACTTCAAAGCTCTAATAGTTTATTGATTTTATCAGATAATGCAGGAGAAAATGTATTTGATAAAATTTTAATAAAAACTATAAAAGAGTTATATCCCCAAATACAAATAACTTATGCCACAAGGGGAAAAGCAATAATCAATGATATTACAATAAAAGAGGCTTTACAAATTGGTATTGATAAATATTGTAGCGTAATTAGTTCAGGAGTTGATACTCCAGGACTTGAAAAATCACAAGCTTCTAAAGAATTTATGCAAATTTTTAATAAAGCACCTTTAATTTTATCAAAAGGCATGGGTAATTTTGAGTGTTTAGAAAGCTATAATGATAATAGAATTTTCTTTTTATATAAAGTAAAATGTGAAGTTGTAGCAGATAAAATTGGTCAAACAGTAGGAGAAATTATTTTAAAAAGAGGCTAA
- a CDS encoding uracil-xanthine permease family protein has protein sequence MKPTDYNFRLKDSILGVQFLFVAFGALVLVPILTGLDPNVALFTAGIGTLVFQFVNRGNIPPIFLASSFAFIAPISHGVKTWGIAATMSGLVAAGLLYIVLSFLIRLKGDNFLHKLLPPVVVGPVIISIGLILSPVAVNMAMGKTGDGAIQLVPMEQAMIISMVALLTTVFISLLGKGIFKLVPILGGIIIGYLIALYYGIIDFKPVFDAPWFAMPNFVAPQFNWQAIIFILPIAIAPAIEHIGDMLAISNVTKENYLKKPGLKNTLLGDGLATSIASLFGGPPNTTYSEVTGAVTVTKAYNPAIMTWTAISAIALAFIGKLGGLLATIPVPVMGGIMLLLFGIIASIGISTLVKEKSDLSCPRNMIIVSMILVFSIGGMTFNFGGVGFSGIGLGAIIGIFLNLILPKPRA, from the coding sequence ATGAAACCCACAGATTACAACTTTCGACTCAAAGATTCAATTTTAGGTGTCCAATTTTTATTTGTTGCTTTTGGAGCTTTGGTTTTAGTTCCAATTTTAACAGGACTTGACCCAAATGTTGCCTTATTTACGGCGGGAATTGGAACATTAGTTTTCCAATTTGTAAATAGAGGTAATATTCCTCCTATTTTTTTAGCATCTTCTTTTGCTTTTATTGCTCCTATTTCTCATGGAGTTAAAACATGGGGAATTGCCGCAACTATGTCTGGACTTGTTGCAGCTGGTTTATTGTATATAGTTTTAAGTTTCTTAATAAGATTAAAAGGGGATAACTTTTTACATAAACTTCTTCCTCCTGTTGTTGTTGGACCTGTAATTATCTCTATTGGTCTTATTTTATCTCCTGTTGCTGTTAATATGGCTATGGGAAAAACAGGTGACGGAGCTATACAATTAGTACCAATGGAACAAGCAATGATAATTTCAATGGTTGCTTTATTAACAACAGTTTTTATTTCATTATTAGGAAAAGGTATATTTAAATTAGTTCCTATTTTAGGTGGAATTATAATTGGGTATCTTATAGCTTTATATTATGGAATAATTGATTTTAAACCAGTTTTTGATGCACCTTGGTTTGCAATGCCAAACTTTGTAGCTCCCCAATTTAATTGGCAAGCAATTATTTTTATTTTACCTATTGCTATTGCTCCTGCGATTGAACATATTGGAGATATGTTAGCTATTTCAAATGTAACAAAAGAGAATTATTTAAAAAAACCAGGCTTAAAAAATACTTTACTTGGAGATGGCCTTGCAACTTCAATTGCTTCACTTTTTGGTGGACCACCAAATACTACATATTCAGAAGTAACAGGTGCAGTTACAGTTACAAAAGCTTATAATCCTGCAATTATGACTTGGACTGCAATTAGTGCAATTGCTTTAGCTTTTATTGGAAAATTAGGTGGGTTACTTGCAACTATTCCTGTACCTGTTATGGGAGGAATAATGTTGTTATTATTTGGTATTATTGCTTCTATTGGTATTTCAACTTTAGTAAAAGAAAAAAGTGATTTATCTTGTCCTAGAAATATGATTATTGTTTCAATGATTTTGGTATTTTCTATTGGAGGAATGACTTTTAATTTTGGTGGAGTAGGTTTCTCTGGAATTGGACTTGGTGCAATTATTGGAATTTTCTTAAATCTTATTTTGCCAAAACCAAGAGCATAA